One genomic region from Enterobacter hormaechei ATCC 49162 encodes:
- a CDS encoding Hcp family type VI secretion system effector has protein sequence MSIPAHIWLTDDNGSPLIGEYSMPTRLGSTELKSFNHSVWIPTDHNTGKLTGTRLHVPIRFEKEIDRLTPYLFRAVCQGRVLKEAVIKMYKINEAGIEVEYFNIILENVKITQISPVLFPVGIASKHMEEVEIRYESIEWKYTDGNIMFKDSWNERVIA, from the coding sequence ATGTCTATACCGGCACATATTTGGCTCACCGATGACAACGGCTCACCTTTGATTGGTGAATATTCAATGCCAACACGATTGGGTTCGACTGAACTTAAATCGTTCAATCATTCCGTATGGATCCCGACAGATCATAACACCGGCAAACTCACAGGAACTCGCCTTCATGTGCCGATCAGATTTGAAAAAGAAATAGACCGTCTCACCCCATACTTATTCAGGGCTGTGTGTCAAGGAAGAGTATTGAAAGAAGCTGTGATAAAAATGTATAAGATTAATGAAGCCGGAATCGAGGTGGAATATTTTAATATAATACTGGAAAATGTAAAGATAACACAAATTTCTCCAGTTCTATTTCCAGTAGGTATTGCAAGTAAACATATGGAAGAAGTTGAGATTCGATATGAATCTATAGAATGGAAATATACTGATGGAAATATAATGTTCAAAGATTCGTGGAATGAAAGAGTCATAGCATAA